The following proteins are encoded in a genomic region of Candidatus Bathyarchaeota archaeon:
- the dph5 gene encoding diphthine synthase yields MGELVFVGLGLNDEKGISLAGLEEVKSADAVFMETYTSLMPDFSMERFEAQAGKKVRQIQRHHLEEENGAVILQAAKAGKAVFLVPGDPFIATTHTTLRIDAEKMGIKTRVIHGASIISAIISVSGLHNYKFGKTVTVPFKENFSQTPYNVIAQNKKQGLHTLCLLDLKMAEHQFLGVDKALEMLLEVEAKRGENIVTPDTPVLGLARAGSKTPTLKADFVRNLIKFDFGPPPYTLIFPGEFQFMEVDALIAFAGAPLEFKRLAR; encoded by the coding sequence TTGGGTGAACTGGTCTTTGTTGGTTTAGGCTTAAACGACGAAAAAGGCATAAGCTTAGCAGGCTTAGAAGAAGTCAAATCTGCAGACGCAGTTTTCATGGAAACCTACACAAGCCTAATGCCTGACTTCTCAATGGAGCGATTTGAGGCACAGGCAGGCAAAAAGGTCAGACAAATCCAGCGGCACCATTTAGAAGAGGAAAACGGTGCTGTAATTTTGCAGGCAGCCAAAGCAGGTAAAGCAGTGTTTCTGGTTCCCGGCGACCCATTCATCGCCACCACCCACACGACACTTCGCATTGACGCCGAGAAAATGGGCATCAAAACCCGCGTAATCCACGGCGCCTCGATTATTTCGGCGATAATTAGTGTTTCTGGTTTACATAATTACAAGTTTGGCAAAACCGTCACAGTACCCTTTAAAGAAAACTTTAGCCAAACCCCCTACAACGTGATAGCCCAGAACAAGAAACAGGGCTTGCACACGCTTTGCCTGTTGGATTTGAAGATGGCTGAGCACCAGTTTTTGGGGGTTGACAAGGCTTTGGAGATGCTTTTGGAGGTTGAAGCAAAAAGAGGCGAAAACATCGTGACACCTGACACGCCCGTGTTGGGGTTGGCAAGGGCAGGCAGCAAAACACCCACTCTCAAAGCCGATTTTGTTAGGAACCTGATTAAATTTGATTTTGGACCGCCACCCTACACGCTGATTTTCCCCGGCGAGTTCCAGTTTATGGAGGTTGATGCGTTGATTGCGTTTGCGGGTGCGCCTTTGGAGTTTAAGAGGTTGGCGCGATGA
- a CDS encoding DUF357 domain-containing protein, producing MSLEELITKYIGSAEKVLANLEKNPPPIAITEEGLNEILSYTRDYLEDAKYYKDAGKLETSLTSVAYCEGLLDALRLLGAVKFEWPTRKQP from the coding sequence ATGAGTTTGGAAGAATTAATCACCAAATACATTGGGTCTGCCGAGAAAGTTTTGGCGAACCTGGAGAAGAATCCTCCACCTATCGCCATCACCGAGGAAGGCCTAAACGAAATTCTCAGTTACACGCGGGATTATTTGGAGGACGCAAAATATTATAAGGATGCAGGTAAGCTTGAAACCAGCTTAACCAGCGTTGCCTACTGTGAGGGACTGCTGGATGCACTTAGACTACTGGGAGCGGTGAAGTTTGAATGGCCGACAAGAAAACAACCATAG
- a CDS encoding FAD synthase — MADKKTTIVLASGVFDLLHLGHVKYLEEAKAAGGKNAKLTVIVARDSTVEKLKGRKPIMSEDERCALVKALRIVDEAVLGAEHFDMAEVIDLVKPDVIALGYDQEDILRQVQNYVTANKSGIKVVRVGKFGQNTLDSSSKIKEKIIEKSKR, encoded by the coding sequence ATGGCCGACAAGAAAACAACCATAGTTTTAGCCTCAGGCGTCTTTGACCTGCTCCATTTGGGGCACGTAAAGTACCTTGAGGAGGCAAAAGCCGCAGGCGGAAAAAACGCTAAACTCACTGTTATTGTTGCCCGAGACAGCACAGTTGAAAAACTCAAAGGTAGAAAACCCATCATGTCTGAGGATGAACGGTGTGCTCTTGTGAAGGCGTTGCGGATTGTTGATGAGGCGGTTTTGGGGGCGGAGCATTTTGACATGGCTGAAGTTATTGATTTGGTGAAGCCTGATGTTATTGCGTTGGGTTATGACCAAGAGGATATTTTGCGTCAGGTTCAAAATTATGTCACCGCAAACAAATCAGGCATTAAGGTCGTGCGGGTTGGAAAGTTTGGGCAGAATACTTTAGATAGTTCCTCAAAGATTAAAGAAAAAATAATTGAGAAATCTAAAAGATGA
- a CDS encoding rhomboid family intramembrane serine protease gives MEKSSQKFRVTYVLIAVTIAAYVYTSIAGGDAVNTSASMVYQWGQWNFAVFHGLYYQLFTSMFVHASIAHLAGNMLFLLIFGLRGEELFSLPEYLGIYFIGGLMGNLLSLSFGPDFVSVGASGAIFSLFGACVIYTRRSVRQSIVGALGYAFFLLLFSSGAGVNDLAHIGGLVFGLVAGYLLASRRKPEDQYNIRFSMTTPF, from the coding sequence ATGGAAAAAAGCTCGCAAAAATTCAGGGTTACTTACGTTCTGATTGCAGTAACCATTGCTGCGTACGTTTACACATCCATTGCAGGCGGTGACGCAGTGAACACAAGCGCCAGCATGGTGTACCAGTGGGGGCAATGGAACTTTGCGGTTTTCCACGGATTATACTATCAACTGTTCACATCCATGTTTGTTCATGCAAGCATCGCTCACTTAGCGGGAAACATGTTGTTTCTTTTGATTTTCGGGTTACGGGGCGAAGAACTGTTCTCGCTGCCTGAATACTTGGGAATTTACTTTATCGGTGGCTTAATGGGCAATTTGTTATCGCTTTCATTTGGTCCAGACTTTGTCAGTGTTGGGGCATCAGGAGCTATCTTTAGCTTGTTTGGCGCATGCGTAATTTATACGCGTCGTTCAGTTCGGCAGTCAATTGTGGGTGCGTTGGGATATGCTTTCTTTTTGTTACTGTTTAGTTCAGGAGCTGGCGTTAATGATTTGGCGCATATTGGCGGTTTAGTGTTTGGGTTGGTTGCAGGTTACCTTTTAGCTTCAAGAAGAAAACCTGAAGACCAATACAATATCAGATTCTCGATGACGACGCCGTTTTAG
- a CDS encoding DUF120 domain-containing protein, with translation MAEKHNWQHIFMLLKLAEMGAYRRTAKVSTEFLADKLGISQQTASRYLIELERKGWITRNITPEGSLIKIDEAGSHELLKLYSNLKMLMEKEYPPSVTLEGTVFTGLGEGAYYIGREAYHKQLAEKLGFNPYVGTLNLKLTTDYDIKTRMELDAYPAIEIQGFTGEDRTFGLVKCYPAIIGNKVKGALIIAVRSHYDFSVLEIIAPVFLRKQLNLKDGVKVKVEVFTSPEA, from the coding sequence ATGGCTGAAAAACACAACTGGCAACACATTTTTATGCTACTAAAACTGGCAGAGATGGGCGCGTATAGGCGAACCGCCAAAGTATCAACCGAGTTCTTAGCCGATAAGCTTGGCATTAGCCAACAGACCGCCTCACGCTACCTCATCGAGCTAGAACGCAAAGGCTGGATAACACGCAACATAACCCCAGAAGGCAGCCTAATCAAAATCGACGAAGCCGGTAGCCACGAACTGCTCAAACTGTACTCTAACCTTAAAATGCTAATGGAAAAAGAGTACCCACCCTCCGTTACCCTAGAAGGAACAGTTTTCACTGGGCTTGGAGAAGGTGCATACTACATTGGACGGGAAGCATACCATAAACAGTTAGCTGAAAAACTGGGTTTTAACCCCTACGTCGGCACTTTAAACCTCAAATTAACCACAGACTACGACATTAAAACCCGCATGGAACTAGACGCTTACCCCGCCATTGAAATTCAGGGCTTCACAGGAGAAGACCGAACGTTTGGCTTGGTAAAATGTTACCCCGCAATCATCGGAAACAAAGTCAAAGGTGCCTTAATTATTGCTGTACGTAGCCATTACGACTTTTCGGTTCTTGAAATTATTGCGCCTGTGTTTTTGCGAAAACAACTAAACCTTAAAGATGGCGTCAAGGTTAAAGTGGAAGTTTTCACTTCTCCTGAAGCCTAA
- a CDS encoding class I SAM-dependent methyltransferase translates to MIGNVFDEMGTYWAQIAQQHYTEKQVHFLKTILNKNAAILDLACGTARHLNSLTENGFEVVGLDTSAGLLKIAKTQNPNAQLVRGDMRSLPFKKGCFGAVVNMDTSVGYLPSAQDDLQVLREANRILASGGLLVVDIFNKLQIAQKYAVPKQEMWEYPSFYLTQQRVLDLDEVMEDFWVTKDKANGEIRSFVHRVRLYGVGELQGLLGSAGFLVEEVFGDYDCSVFSVESKRLILIAYSR, encoded by the coding sequence TTGATAGGAAACGTTTTTGATGAAATGGGAACTTACTGGGCACAAATCGCACAGCAACACTACACAGAAAAACAAGTGCACTTCCTAAAAACCATACTCAACAAAAACGCCGCCATACTGGACCTTGCCTGTGGAACCGCCAGACATCTAAACAGCCTCACCGAGAACGGTTTTGAAGTTGTAGGCTTGGACACCTCAGCAGGGCTTCTGAAAATTGCTAAAACACAAAACCCAAACGCACAACTGGTTAGGGGTGACATGCGGAGCCTGCCGTTTAAGAAGGGATGTTTTGGAGCTGTCGTTAACATGGACACAAGTGTGGGGTATCTGCCGTCGGCACAGGATGATTTGCAGGTTTTACGGGAAGCAAATCGAATCCTTGCCAGTGGGGGCTTGCTTGTAGTAGACATCTTTAACAAGTTGCAGATTGCCCAAAAATATGCAGTACCTAAACAGGAAATGTGGGAGTATCCAAGTTTTTATTTGACTCAGCAAAGGGTACTGGATTTAGATGAGGTGATGGAGGATTTTTGGGTTACCAAAGATAAGGCAAATGGTGAAATCCGCAGTTTTGTTCATCGTGTCCGCCTCTACGGGGTAGGGGAACTGCAAGGTTTGCTTGGGAGCGCAGGGTTTTTGGTGGAAGAAGTGTTTGGTGATTATGACTGCTCAGTTTTTAGTGTTGAATCTAAAAGGTTAATTTTGATTGCATACAGCAGATGA
- a CDS encoding zinc metalloprotease HtpX, with translation MKTWKLQLSMVTTLAVIFGLTTLVFTAVLTLANVGLSLITIGVLVVAFNIGQWLLAPYLVDAMYKVKAIPENEHPELHRIVEELSRKSKIAKPKLMLAQIPLPNAFAYGSPLSGNRVAITEGLLNSLNPGEVEAVIGHEFGHLKHRDVQVMLAVSFLPALFYFIGYSLLLSGIFGGNRRNGEGSNALIGFAFMAFSWLLTLFTLYLSRLREYYADQHSASVVDNGASKLSTGLAKIVHSSKNVMKYQQQSQQQQTNTSFKALFIANPDTAAMDSQLLNDVAANGLVEEILKKEPTFGEKLMEALSTHPNIVKRLRALKELGA, from the coding sequence ATGAAAACGTGGAAACTCCAGCTTTCTATGGTTACCACCCTAGCAGTGATTTTTGGATTAACAACTCTTGTGTTCACCGCTGTTCTAACCTTAGCTAATGTGGGTCTTAGCTTAATCACCATCGGCGTGCTGGTTGTAGCCTTTAACATTGGTCAGTGGCTACTGGCGCCATATCTTGTTGATGCAATGTACAAAGTCAAAGCTATCCCAGAAAATGAGCATCCCGAACTTCACCGAATCGTTGAGGAACTAAGCAGAAAAAGCAAAATCGCCAAACCCAAACTCATGCTCGCCCAAATCCCCCTGCCAAACGCTTTCGCCTATGGCTCACCATTGTCAGGAAACCGTGTTGCCATCACAGAGGGACTACTAAACAGCCTAAACCCTGGGGAAGTTGAAGCCGTTATTGGGCACGAGTTTGGACACCTAAAACACCGTGATGTCCAAGTTATGCTTGCAGTTTCATTTCTGCCTGCATTGTTCTACTTTATTGGTTACTCACTTTTGCTCTCAGGCATATTTGGCGGAAACCGCAGAAACGGTGAAGGCAGCAACGCGCTTATCGGGTTTGCCTTTATGGCGTTCTCATGGTTGCTCACATTATTCACACTGTATCTTAGCAGACTTCGTGAGTATTACGCTGACCAGCACAGCGCCAGTGTTGTTGACAATGGAGCAAGCAAACTCTCAACGGGCTTGGCAAAAATTGTTCATTCAAGCAAAAACGTCATGAAATATCAGCAGCAGAGCCAGCAACAGCAAACTAACACTTCCTTTAAAGCCCTTTTTATTGCGAACCCTGACACTGCAGCTATGGATTCCCAATTATTAAATGATGTAGCTGCGAATGGTTTGGTTGAGGAAATTCTCAAGAAAGAGCCAACCTTTGGCGAAAAACTAATGGAAGCTCTTTCCACGCATCCAAATATTGTGAAGCGTTTGCGTGCACTAAAAGAGTTGGGCGCCTAA
- a CDS encoding MBL fold metallo-hydrolase encodes MQIEVFPVGNLQTNCYVVSDSQTKEALIIDPGFDYTYEAKQVVDYIEKAGLKINCIINTHGHHDHIGGDSYLQKKYGVPVYIHPNDKHYLTTRSENAHLDITTLKEGELIRFGAESLKVMETPGHSPGSICLVSDRLVFSGDTLFAGGIGRTDFEGGSGEDMAQSLKKLMALPENFTVYPGHYEATTIGQEKNFNSFF; translated from the coding sequence ATGCAAATTGAAGTTTTCCCTGTTGGAAACCTGCAAACAAACTGCTACGTTGTAAGTGATTCCCAGACCAAGGAAGCACTAATCATAGACCCTGGTTTTGACTACACTTACGAAGCTAAACAGGTTGTTGATTACATAGAGAAAGCAGGGTTAAAAATTAACTGCATCATCAACACGCATGGACACCACGACCATATCGGCGGCGACAGTTATCTTCAAAAAAAGTACGGTGTACCCGTATACATACACCCAAACGACAAGCACTACCTAACCACGCGAAGCGAAAACGCACACTTAGACATCACAACGCTCAAAGAAGGTGAACTTATCAGGTTTGGCGCGGAATCCCTAAAAGTCATGGAAACTCCTGGGCACTCACCAGGCAGTATTTGTCTTGTCAGTGATAGACTGGTTTTCAGCGGTGACACTCTATTTGCTGGAGGCATCGGCAGAACTGATTTTGAAGGTGGCTCAGGCGAGGATATGGCACAATCGCTAAAGAAGCTGATGGCGTTGCCTGAAAACTTTACAGTTTACCCTGGTCACTACGAAGCAACAACAATAGGACAAGAAAAAAACTTCAATTCCTTCTTTTAG